A single region of the Zootoca vivipara chromosome 2, rZooViv1.1, whole genome shotgun sequence genome encodes:
- the LOC118080145 gene encoding uncharacterized protein LOC118080145 → MTDQQRILGGQAALDEDQMDEEDLTGPEQVEGSGRRGKAPHGILRPGSVRRLMKRITIPRVKEEAEEGLLQSQGSGWLESPGGKQAPCSQPTEPAMPWGDIKAFLAHFEGAGEANQWATRLGEAAGEGLGGPNARESYGTMKAAILRGEASCREWQRQRFRLFCYEEAEGPREVCGQLRDFCHQWLKPERRSKEQILELVILEQFLAVLPSEMQGWVKGSGPETCGQAVALAEEFLLRQREGEPQEEEVLRIFEEGAGDCLEDEQILLDSNQTQLDSEHEQENNPDESVCGDLEGSSENEASVGNPKQTEIDRALLRREKCVSRHHPKPGQTSKKWLRTRRKQDTEEPDKRSDASFLGVDGVKDTPARPAFEKVEPCEEEGGDFGDDADFLIDAEGKPHKRSEFETSSQRAEFMKHSAGAQVASEKICCCLSCGKSLRPSLSPAEHEQSDAREEEACRCSDCGENLDRGLALVKRAIIHAGEKRYACLTCGEKFSLYSSLMKHKRIHAGEEMYAPFEAGKRICRSDSPPSVTEKTLVAEKPYTCPTCGKSFSKSSGLRFHKRIHTGERPYACGDCGKSFSQRSNLILHQRTHTGVKPFRCSKCGKSFLRSSDLVRHEITHTGEKPYTCAECGRSFGHNSTLIAHERTHTGEKPYKCSICGRSFRHHSGLIKHERTHTGERPYACPACGKGFSQSSGLTLHMRTHTGEKPYQCLACGKSYSQRSKLTKHERTHLTESGVWKLEVRQRLTSEMSLVERKRASKWESAGSQDQDVPEKSGAKVEELDPKGCGPGDRVEEKQEGKEKTRIIQCGATEDLLRWPPLPQVKQEPGDKVTEHWEAQWQEFLKATPSLRSTLEDPPVCPPWSDSMAFLASFEGAATVRRWARGEWVTRLAPSSGREADRASSPLNVTEVGSSRKGREDFVGTEMQDPQLCPQKAEGLRDVCCRLRELCQQWLTPKTPMEEQVLELVILEQFLSILPPDMQSWVRERCPAACAQAVALAEAFLLRCREAEKQQREVPGPLEATALNFSTAEWTLSNIWQKHFSRGSKLEGDRGAGLLGGWRSEDEKNLLLRRSEQMTTLRQAKENVVQCPNQGDALKNLDRPERKQEPLRGIKSNRLSRCSGEKDKGDLSVAGTLQGLSKDEREDLPRVCPDRPAHEGANADMKIYNCVDCGKSFSRSSNLMSHQRTHAGDKPYKCSDCGKGFTRSSNLINHQRTHTGERPYTCLDCGESFSRSSQLISHRRIHTGEKPYQCAECWKSFSLRSLLIRHQKIHTGEKPYQCAECGKRFIESSELITHERTHTGEKPYKCADCGISFCQSSNLLAHTRTHTGEKPYRCASCGKSFSRSSNLIVHERTHTGEKPYECSYCGKGFSQNSRLLSHKRTHAREAV, encoded by the exons ATGACCGAccagcaaaggattctgggaggccAGGCTGCTCTGGATGAAGACCAAATGGATGAGGAGGACCTCACAGGCCCTGAGCAAGTTGAGGGATCTGGAAGACGTGGGAAAGCACCTCACGGCATCCTTCGTCCCGGGAGCGTCAGGAGACTTATGAAGAGGATAACGATCCCCCGGGttaaagaggaggctgaggaggGCCTGCTCCAGAGCCAGGGCTCCGGGTGGCTGGAGTCCCCCGGGGGGAAGCAGGCCCCTTGCTCGCAGCCGACAGAGCCCGCCATGCCCTGGGGAGACATCAAGGCCTTCCTGGCCCACTTTGAGGGGGCCGGCGAGGCCAACCAGTGGGCCACCCGGCTGGGAGAAGCAGCCGGGGAGGGCTTGGGTGGCCCCAACGCCCGAGAGAGTTACGGGACGATGAAGGCGGCCATCTTGCGCGGGGAGGCCAGCTGCAGGGAGTGGCAGCGCCAGCGCTTCCGTCTCTTCTGCTACGAGGAGGCTGAGGGCCCCCGGGAGGTTTGCGGGCAGCTGCGGGAtttctgccaccagtggctgaagccggagaggcgcagcaaggagcagatcctggagctggtgatcctggagcagttcctggccgtCCTGCCCTCGGAGATGCAGGGCTGGGTGAAGGGAAGCGGCCCGGAGACCTGCGggcaggcggtggccctggcggAGGAGTTCCTGCTGAGGCAGCGAGAGGGCGAGCCCCAGGAAGAGGAG GTCTTGCGGATATTTGAGGAAGGAGCTGGGGATTGCCTCGAGGATGAGCAGATCCTGCTGGATTCCAACCAGACACAGCTGGACAGTGAACATGAGCAAGAGAACAACCCAGATGAGAGCGTCTGTG GTGACCTTGAGGGATCCAGCGAAAACGAGGCTTCCGTGGGAAATCCAAAGCAAACAGAGATTGATAGAGCCTTGCTCAGAAGAGAAAAATGTGTTTCCCGGCACCATCCAAAACCAGGACAAACTTCCAAGAAATGGCTCAGGACAAGGAGGAAGCAGGACACGGAGGAACCAGACAAAAGATCAGATGCGTCTTTCCTTGGAGTAGACGGTGTCAAGGACACCCCAGCGAGGCCTGCGTTCGAGAAGGTGGAGCCCTGtgaggaagaggggggtgatTTTGGTGACGATGCGGACTTCTTAATCGATGCTGAGGGCAAGCCCCACAAACGCTCAGAGTTTGAGACGTCCAGTCAGAGAGCTGAGTTTATGAAGCATAGCGCGGGAGCCCAAGTGGCAAGTGAGAAGATATGCTGCTGTTTGAGCTGCGGGAAAAGCTTGCGCCCCAGTTTAAGCCCAGCTGAGCATGAGCAAAGCGACGCACGGGAAGAAGAGGCTTGCAGATGCTCAGACTGCGGGGAAAACCTCGACAGGGGCTTGGCACTTGTTAAGCGCGCAATAATCCACGCAGGAGAGAAGCGTTATGCGtgcttaacctgcggggaaaagtTTAGCCTCTATTCAAGCCTCATGAAACACAAGCGCATCCACGCTGGAGAAGAGATGTATGCGCCCTTTGAGGCCGGGAAGCGAATCTGCCGGAGCGACAGCCCTCCTTCCGTGACAGAGAAAACTCTGGTGGCAGAGAAACCTTACACTTGCCCGActtgtgggaagagcttcagtaagagttCCGGCCTCCGTTTCCACAAGAGAATCCACACCGGCGAGCGGCCTTACGCCTGTGGGGattgcgggaagagcttcagccagcgGTCCAACCTTATCCTGCACCAGAGGACCCACACCGGGGTGAAGCCTTTCCGGTGTTCcaagtgcgggaagagcttcctCCGCAGCTCGGACCTGGTGAGGCACGAAATcacccacacgggagagaagccgtacACGTGTGCTGAGTGTGGCAGGTCCTTCGGCCACAACTCAACGCTCATTGCCCACGAGAGgacccacacgggcgagaagccgtaCAAGTGCTCCATCTGCGGGAGAAGCTTCCGGCACCATTCGGGCCTTATCAAACATGAGAGGACCCACACTGGGGAGAGGCCATATGCCTGCCCGGCTTGCGGGAAAGGCTTCAGCCAGAGTTCAGGCCTCACGCTCCACATGAggacccacacgggagagaagccttaCCAGTGTTTGGCTTGTGGGAAGAGCTACAGCCAGAGGTCAAAGCTTACCAAGCACGAGAGAACTCACCTGACGGAAT CTGGCGTTTGGAAACTGGAAGTAAGACAACGGTTGACTTCAGAGATGTCTCTTGTGGAAAGAAAGAGGGCGTCAAAATGGGAGTCGGCAGGAAGCCAGGACCAAGATGTGCCTGAGAAGTCAGGAGCGAAGGTGGAGGAACTGGATCCAAAAGGCTGTGGGCCAGGGGACAGAGTGGAGGAAAAGcaagaggggaaggaaaaaacACGGATTATCCAGTGTGGAGCCACTGAGGACTTGCTGAGATGGCCGCCGCTCCCTCAGGTGAAGCAAGAACCGGGTGACAAAGTGACTGAGCATTGGGAAGCCCAGTGGCAAGAATTCTTGAAGGCCACACCATCCCTTCGCTCGACACTTGAAGACCCGCCGGTGTGTCCGCCATGGAGCGACTCAATGGCCTTTCTTGCCTCCTTTGAGGGAGCAGCTACCGTTCGCCGCTGGGCTCGAGGGGAGTGGGTGACCCGTCTCGCACCTTCCTCCGGCAGAGAAGCGGACCGAGCTTCCAGCCCCCTGAACGTCACCGAGGTGGGGTCCTCCAGGAAGGGTAGGGAAGACTTTGTGGGGACAGAGATGCAGGACCCACAGCTGTGTCCGCAGAAGGCCGAGGGCCTCCGGGACGTTTGCTGCCGACTCCGGGAGCTTTGCCAACAGTGGCTGACGCCCAAGACACCCATGGAGGAGCAGGTGCTGGAGCTGGtcatcttggagcagttcctctCCATCTTGCCCCCGGACAtgcagagctgggtgagggagcGCTGCCCGGCAGCATGtgcccaggcagtggccctggctgaGGCCTTCCTGCTGAGGTGTCGAGAGGCCGAGAAGCAGCAGCGTGAG gTCCCGGGGCCTCTTGAGGCGACGGCTCTGAACTTCTCAACGGCTGAGTGGACACTTTCCAACATCTGGCAGAAACACTTCAGCAGAGGGAGCAAGCTGGAGGGGGACAGAGGTGCCGGATTGCTGG GTGGGTGGCGAAGTGAGGATGAGAAAAACCTCTTACTCAGAAGAAGCGAGCAGATGACGACACTGAGGCAGGCCAAGGAGAACGTGGTCCAATGTCCTAACCAGGGGGATGCCCTTAAGAATCTGGACAGGCCAGAGAGGAAGCAGGAACCTCTCAGAGGGATCAAGTCCAATAGACTCTCCCGCTGCAGTGGAGAAAAGGACAAGGGCGACCTCAGCGTGGCTGGGACTCTGCAAGGACTTTCTAAGGATGAAAGGGAGGACCTCCCGAGGGTGTGCCCCGACCGCCCAGCACACGAGGGAGCGAACGCAGACATGAAAATATACAACTGCGTGGATTGTGGGAAAAGCTTTTCCCGCAGCTCAAACCTCATGAGCCACCAGAGGACCCACGCGGGCGACAAGCCGTACAAATGTTCGGACTGCGGGAAGGGCTTCACCCGCAGCTCGAACCTGATCAACCACCAGAGGACCCACACAGGAGAGAGGCCCTACACATGCCTGGACTGCGGGGAGAGCTTTTCCCGAAGCTCGCAGCTCATCAGCCACCGTcggatccacacgggggagaagccgtacCAGTGCGCCGAGTGCTGGAAGTCGTTCAGCTTGCGCTCGCTCCTTATCCGCCACCAGAagatccacacgggcgagaagccgtaCCAGTGCGCCGAGTGCGGGAAGAGGTTCATCGAGAGCTCCGAGCTCATCACGCATGAGAGgacccacacgggcgagaagccctacaagtgcgcCGACTGCGGCATCAGTTTCTGCCAAAGCTCGAACCTCTTGGCGCACACCCGGACCCACACGGGGGAAAAGCCCTACCGGTGCGCCagctgtgggaagagcttcagccgcAGCTCGAACCTCATTGTGCACGAGAGGacgcacacgggcgagaagccctacgAGTGCTCCTACTGCGGGAAAGGCTTCAGCCAGAACTCCCGCCTTCTCAGCCACAAGAGAACCCATGCCAGGGAAGCCGTGTGA